Proteins found in one Drosophila busckii strain San Diego stock center, stock number 13000-0081.31 chromosome 2R, ASM1175060v1, whole genome shotgun sequence genomic segment:
- the LOC108597710 gene encoding polypeptide N-acetylgalactosaminyltransferase 1 yields the protein MLPRFRSFYGKIIVFVLVALCFVLYLKVQSDGEDINLPGLRPAAAAFKSVRKHARERYPKDTENEIQAPATHSPYEVSIQLDLDKQVPGLGDEGVSVKLKGAAKARGDKIYKKIALNEELSEQLSYNRTVGDHRNPLCTKETYDDPATLPSASVVIIFFNEPYSVLVRTVHSTLNTCHPKALKEIILVDDGSDNAELGGKLDHYVRTRLPGGKVTILRLKNRLGLIRARLAGARIATGDVLIFLDAHCEANVGWCEPLLQRIKDSRTSVLVPIIDVIDASDFQYSTNGYKSFQVGGFQWNGHFDWVNMPDREKQRQSRECNQPREICPAYSPTMAGGLFAMDRRYFWEVGSYDEQMDGWGGENLEMSFRIWQCGGTIETIPCSRVGHIFRDFHPYKFPNDRDTHGINTARMALVWMDEYINVFFLNRPDLKFHPDIGDVTHRIMLRKKLRCKSFDWYLKHIYPEKFVPNKHVRAWGKVKAMHSNLCLDDLLQNNEKPFNLGMYPCGKTMQKSQLFSLTNSQVLRNELSCATVQNSDSPPYRVVMVPCLDNDDYNEQWKYENNQLMHGNTGMCLDFDGLKSMDDAQVADCDPTSESQRWTFSKN from the exons atgctgccTCGGTTTCGTTCCTTCTAtggcaaaataattgtttttgtactCGTGGCGCTGTGCTTTGTGCTTTACCTGAAAGTGCAATCGGATGGCGAGGATATAAATCTGCCTGGCCTAAGACCTGCGGCCGCCGCCTTCAAGTCAGTGCGGAAACATGCGCGCGAAAGGTATCCCAAAGATACAGAAAACGAAATCCAAGCACCCGCCACGCATTCCCCGTATGAAGTAAGCATACAATTGGATTTGGATAAACAGGTGCCGGGACTTGGCGATGAGGGTGTTTCAGTGAAACTAAAAGGCGCCGCCAAGGCACGTGGCGATAAGATCTACAAGAAGATTGCGCTCAACGAGGAGCTGAGCGAGCAGCTGAGCTACAATCGCACCGTGGGCGATCATCGCAATCCGCTGTGCACCAAGGAAACCTACGATGATCCCGCCACACTGCCCAGTGCCAGCGTAGTCATCATTTTCTTCAACGAACCCTATTCCGTGCTGGTGCGCACTGTGCACAGCACATTGAACACTTGCCACCCCAAGGCGCTCAAGGAGATCATTCTGGTGGACGATGGCAGCGATAATGCCGAACTGGGCGGCAAACTGGATCACTATGTGCGCACACGCCTGCCCGGCGGCAAGGTGACCATACTGCGCCTGAAGAATCG attggGTTTGATACGCGCACGTTTGGCCGGCGCACGTATTGCCACCGGCGATGTGCTCATCTTTCTGGACGCGCATTGTGAGGCAAATGTGGGCTGGTGTGAGCCACTGCTGCAGCGCATCAAGGATTCGCGCACCAGCGTGCTGGTGCCCATTATAGATGTCATCGATGCCAGCGACTTTCAGTACAGCACCAATGGCTACAAGTCATTCCAAGTGGGTGGCTTCCAGTGGAATGGGCACTTTGATTGGGTGAATATGCCAGACCGCGAGAAGCAGCGTCAGAGCAGAGAATGCAACCAACCACGTGAAATATGCCCAGCATATAGTCCCACCATGGCAGGCGGTTTGTTTGCCATGGACAGAAGATACTTCTGGGAGGTGGGCAGCTATGATGAACAAATGGATGGCTGGGGAGGCGAGAATCTGGAAATGTCCTTTAGAATCTGGCAATGTGGCGGCACTATAGAAACAATACCCTGCTCCAGAGTGGGACACATTTTCCGTGATTTCCATCCATACAA aTTCCCCAATGATCGTGATACTCACGGCATTAATACCGCACGCATGGCTCTAGTCTGGATGGATGAGTACATCAATGTGTTCTTCCTCAATCGACCTGATCTGAAGTTCCATCCAGATATTGGCGATGTCACGCATCGAATAATGCTGCGCAAGAAGCTGCGCTGCAAGAGCTTCGATTGGTATTTGAAGCATATCTATCCGGAGAAGTTTGTGCCCAATAAGCACGTGCGCGCCTGGGGCAAGGTCAAGGCAATGCATAGCAATCTCTGCCTGGATGATTTGCTGCAGAACAATGAGAAGCCCTTCAATCTGGGCATGTATCCTTGCGGCAAAACGATGCAAAAGTCGCAGCTCTTCTCCTTGACCAACAGCCAAGTGCTGCGCAATGAACTGAGCTGTGCCACAGTGCAGAACAGCGACTCCCCACCATATCGCGTAGTCATGGTGCCCTGCCTGGACAACGATGACTACAATGAGCAATGGAAATATGAGAATAATCAGCTGATGCACGGCAATACGGGCATGTGCTTGGATTTCGATGGACTAAAGAGCATGGATGATGCGCAGGTGGCGGATTGTGATCCAACCAGTGAATCGCAGCGCTGGACTTTCAGCAAGaattaa
- the LOC108596698 gene encoding TBC1 domain family member 25 — MAGMYTREAVRVKVKKCEATRPPEWRKFSVDPQITTLEVLYSLLAKAFDIKSDFSIKYKAFDPAGNEIYLAVLSDWDLDAAFLRIHNISIQTSTEPCLMLQIDVKPFTVVRECETDASSTSKANSVGSGATLSASVSPLQSLGMSQKYVQHMQTKLPGLIMNQMEKTFSIVQKAFNLSDEHMANLPPRPPMCDSEFRLFLDALGQIQRNDELRKVIFLGGIEPSLRRVVWKHLLNVYPSGTNGVPMDGHQRMEFMRRKSEQYYKLRDTWKAAVQRGSVAGELAYVTSMVKKDVLRTDRLHQFYAGSDDNQNIASLFNILTTYALNHPVVSYCQGMSDIASPLLVTMNDEAQAYICFCAIMSRVRGNFMLDGIAMTQKFAHLTEALSFYDPEFWEYLKSQQADDLLFCYRWLLLELKREFPFEDALRMLEVQWSSLCYDNNNAKELALYEKEFVPITESSAPNSASTFSTSYSATPTSPSYLLTKPRENPYTKVCALRRQSSSASLSSLSSSLGAASSHALDNSKRLNHSLDDNMSKHTAQRRQRRAAKADQSLDESKMLALIESGAAVENTKSVQQLSASEDTDDDVFDCKQQSSTSPPQFLESNPFKEDAADEQPHNNNSAMPARVFLGSSSSSNFEEESKPKPQHILNVSNMLAKQLVNNASAVSESVKRVSSSSGGHFKDLKEKIAATSRMGLSFDADEDKTPPKLVKNFNEFLNFAAMNKNRISDRLTQQLQLNEKPAQQPSKPALQLTKSGPVGSSLDESDSSSIPETSWSASTAATAIQQTQQSSNYSLQTDTQEQEGSTPEAQQDEEYYPMTTAITRELRLEAENLDRQVFGLPFTEKQQPAIKLDDIEYEQLDKDSLDMVEDLKENEIITCPAVSELHMRRRQRMAAAKSNSVQPPDTQLLNPFIDERLESSGGGAGGMRNSSSLPEVIMPISTEPNRVEAVEVGTNADDESAYNAYPRSPQRCAANGLNSSAAALPPPSEFGGGNAFLMFLCLTLLLQHRNTIIKAAMDYNEIAMHFDKMVRKHDVTRVLNQARRMYFEYLQAQRQQPQPSTSTSAAETPQI, encoded by the exons ATGGCGGGCATGTACACTAGAGAAGCGGTGCGCGTTAAAGTCAAG AAATGTGAGGCAACGAGGCCACCCGAATGGCGCAAGTTTTCCGTCGATCCGCAAATAACAACATTGGAAGTGCTTTACTCGCTGCTTGCCAAGGCTTTCGACATCAAGTCAGACTTTTCAATTAAGTACAAAGCCTTCGATCCAGCTGGCAACGAAATCTACTTGGCTGTGTTGTCTGACTGGGATTTGGACGCTGCATTCCTGCGGATACACAATATATCCATACAGACGTCAACGGAGCCATGTCTAATGTTGCAAATTGATGTCAAGCCTTTCACTGTGGTGCGTGAGTGTGAAACAGATGCAAGCTCCACCAGCAAAGCCAACAGCGTGGGCAGTGGCGCCACGCTCTCGGCAAGCGTTTCGCCTTTGCAGTCACTGGGCATGTCACAGAAATATGTGCAACATATGCAGACCAAGCTGCCGGGCTTGATTATGAATCAAATGGAAAAGACATTCTCCATAGTGCAGAAAGCCTTCAATTTGAGCGATGAGCACATGGCAAACTTGCCGCCACGTCCGCCCATGTGCGACAGCGAATTTCGTCTCTTCTTGGACGCCTTGGGGCAAATACAACGCAACGACGAGCTGCGCAAGGTCATCTTCTTGGGCGGCATCGAACCGAGCTTAAGGCGTGTTGTGTGGAAACATTTGCTAAATGTCTATCCCAGCGGCACAAATGGCGTACCCATGGATGGACATCAGCGCATGGAGTTTATGCGTCGTAAATCGGAGCAGTACTACAAGCTACGTGACACCTGGAAAGCGGCAGTGCAACGTGGCAGCGTGGCCGGCGAACTAGCCTATGTGACCAGCATGGTTAAGAAGGATGTGCTGCGCACGGATCGACTGCATCAGTTCTACGCAGGCAGCGATGACAATCAGAATATAGCCTCGCTTTTTAATATTCTTACCACTTATGCGCTAAATCATCCGGTGGTTAGCTATTGCCAAGGCATGTCCGACATTGCGTCGCCGCTGCTGGTGACCATGAACGATGAGGCGCAGGCCTATATATGCTTCTGCGCCATAATGTCGCGTGTGCGTGGCAACTTTATGCTGGATGGCATTGCCATGACGCAGAAGTTTGCTCACTTAACCgaagctttaagcttttatgATCCAGAGTTTTGGGAATATCTTAAGTCTCAGCAAGCGGatgatttgttgttttgctatcgctggctgctgctggagcttaAGCGTGAATTTCCCTTTGAGGATGCACTGCGCATGCTGGAGGTGCAATGGAGCTCGCTGTGCTATGACAATAATAATGCCAAGGAGTTGGCGCTATACGAAAAG gaATTTGTGCCCATTACGGAGAGCTCTGCGCCCAATAGCGCCAGCACCTTTTCCACTTCATAcagcgccacgcccacaagccCTTCTTATTTGCTAACCAAGCCACGTGAGAATCCTTATACCAAAGTCTGCGCCTTGCGTCGTCAAAGCTCTTCAGCATCGCTTAGCTCGCTGAGCTCCTCGCTGGGCGCCGCAAGCTCGCACGCGCTGGACAACTCAAAGCGCTTGAATCATAGTCTGGACGACAACATGTCCAAGCATACAGCGCAGCGTCGTCAGCGACGCGCCGCCAAGGCAGATCAAAGTCTGGACGAGTCAAAAATGCTGGCGCTCATCGAAAGCGGCGCTGCTGTGGAAAATACAAAGTCTGTGCAACAGCTAAGCGCTAGCGAGGATACCGATGATGATGTGTTCGATTGTAAGCAGCAAAGTTCTACGTCGCCGCCGCAATTCTTGGAGAGTAATCCTTTCAAGGAGGATGCTGCAGATGAGCAGCcgcacaataacaacagcgcCATGCCAGCGCGTGTCTTTCTGGGCAGCTCATCTTCTTCCAATTTCGAGGAGGAAAGCAAACCCAAGCCACAGCATATACTCAATGTAAGCAATATGTTGGCCAAGCAGTTGGTTAACAATGCCAGCGCTGTAAGCGAGAGCGTTAAACgcgtaagcagcagcagcggcggtcACTTTAAGGATCTTAAGGAGAAAATTGCAGCTACCAGTCGCATGGGCTTGTCCTTTGACGCTGACGAAGATAAAACGCCACCCAAGTTGGTAAagaattttaatgaatttctgAACTTTGCCGCAATGAACAAGAATCGCATCTCGGATCGTttgacgcagcagctgcagcttaatgagaagccagcgcagcagccgAGCAAGCCTGCATTGCAGCTAACCAAGAGCGGGCCAGTGGGCAGCTCGCTGGATGAGTCCGACTCCTCTTCCATACCAGAGACCAGCTGGAGTGCCTCAACGGCCGCCACGGCCATACAACAAACGCAGCAGTCGAGCAACTATAGTTTGCAAACGGACACGCAGGAGCAAGAGGGCAGCACGCCCGAAGCCCAACAGGATGAAGAGTATTATCCGATGACAACAGCCATAACGCGTGAACTGCGTTTGGAGGCAGAGAATCTGGATAGACAAGTGTTTGGTTTGCCTTTTACGGAAAAGCAGCAGCCTGCCATTAAGTTGGATGACATTGAGTACGAGCAGCTGGACAAGGATTCGCTTGATATGGTCGAAGACCTAAAAGAGAATGAGATTATAACCTGCCCCGCTGTAAGCGAGCTGCACATGAGACGCAGACAGCGCATGGCTGCGGCTAAGAGCAACAGCGTGCAGCCACCAGACACGCAGCTACTGAATCCATTTATAGACGAGCGCTTGGagagcagcggcggcggcgccggcGGCatgcgcaacagcagcagcctgccTGAGGTTATAATGCCAATCTCAACAGAGCCCAATCGCGTTGAAGCCGTTGAAGTGGGCACCAATGCGGATGATGAGAGCGCCTACAATGCCTATCCACGCTCGCCACAACGTTGCGCTGCCAATGGACTGaacagcagcgccgccgccttGCCACCGCCCAGCGAATTCGGCGGCGGCAATGCCTTTCTCATGTTTCTGTGcttaacgctgctgctgcagcatcgCAATACAATCATCAAGGCTGCCATGGATTACAATGAGATTGCCATGCATTTTGATAAAATGGTGCGCAAGCATGACGTGACCCGCGTGCTCAACCAGGCGCGTCGCATGTACTTTGAGTATCTGCAggcgcagcgccagcagccgcagccaagcaccagcaccagcgcAGCTGAGACGCCACAAATCTAG
- the LOC108596697 gene encoding DNA repair protein complementing XP-C cells homolog, whose amino-acid sequence MSDEEDESLSEGFSASTEDEWKPEAGKDARGGESSDDDDSEFEELPGAAGGSATASGRSSAGAGKKREQKAPSGIKGASVRKRKPSGQSLRSKLYNKYRPPPKTFGTSSPTQNSPSASGSSAGRLTASKNAKTPNESNHGDSSSDCSVDDYLVNPADLDLRSSFFTVSKEKSPVPQFDCNAGLGNLTDSGSEDNNESSIEENAGNADAFDFRTLLENANSLERTRDALLAKCNATSTTPATSTGNAANMDVNALLALGENQNYADEQENERQKVKAPEPPAFDGPSRLSKTKSTRIKRHTKTRPTSTVVAAGDTDDSDFEEVADAQLSSDEELATPNVSGDLEIHVDLPGRHLTKEQKTQHELEMALKRRMNRDIKERQLLMHKASLMCILARSMKYNRLLADTQLMQATLKLLPSKNAYPTERGVELKYLQSFVTWFKTAIKLLSSNLYPPQTKANSKRALLAELLAQVQRKEARSKQDMIFIFIALARAMGMNCRLIVNMQPMALRPQACNLIPIKLKPDERNKSQSSKSVGEEDESESESKAKKPRSKAVSSKSDTSGSSRSKATATSKSDTSGSSRSKATVSSKSDTSGSSKSKATATSKSDTSGSSRSKATATSKSDTSSSSNSKAASSSKSDTSGSSKSKTTAVKKENAKVSPKTEPKCSPTSKISATPIAKRTRLASADAETNVKQSSSKAEVKTEAKPQLARLKRAVATAPKPESSTPVAKRTRKASSDVVKKEEYAEKIGSPVIPKLVVTNAQTQNIKSSNEQRRSRSKSPKVHISPVFLRGDSISPVATDKRQATARRSLEQKARISPTFLKEAAATTQRQLRTRAATKLSIPQLDGGDDSLKRPKLEKLQKSQSKGSDDTDESTPSKQIKKAPVLPKLQQLRHDRRVLSTDDECVKDKKKTTASDMWVELWSEVEEQWICIDLFKGKLHCVDTIRRNASSNLAYVFAFQDDQSIKDVTARYCTTWTSTVRKARVEKAWLDETIAPYLGRRTKRDINEDDQLRRIHSDKPLPKSIAEFKDHPLYVLERHLLKFQGIYPPDAPTLGFIRSEAIYARDCVHLLHSRDIWLKSARVVKLGEQPYKIVKARPKWDKLTRTVIKDQPLEIFGYWQTQDYEPPTAENGLVPRNAYGNVELFKARMLPKKTVHLRLPGLMRVCKKLNIDCANAVVGFDFHQGACHPMYDGFIVCEEFQEIVTAAWEEDQQEQARKEQEKYETRVYGNWKKLIKGLLIRERLKRKYNF is encoded by the exons ATGTCAGACGAAGAAGACGAGTCCCTGTCCGAGGGCTTTTCAGCCAGCACCGAAGACGAGTGGAAGCCAGAGGCTGGAAAAGATGCACGCGGTGGCGAATCATCCGATGACGATGACAGCGAGTTTGAGGAGCTGCCTGGAGCGGCGGGTGGTAGTGCCACAGCCAGTGGACGTTCATCGGCAGGGGCAGGCAAAAAAAG aGAACAAAAAGCTCCAAGTGGTATTAAAGGCGCATCTGTGCGTAAACGCAAACCCAGTGGTCAATCATTGCGCTCCAAGCTATATAACAAATATCGACCGCCGCCCAAAACTTTTGGCACATCATCTCCCACACAGAATTCGCCATCAGCGTCGGGATCGTCGGCAGGTCGTCTAACGGCCtcaaaaaacgcaaaaacgCCCAATGAAAGCAACCATGGTGACtccagcagcgactgcagtgTCGATGACTATTTAGTGAATCCAGCAGATCTGGATTTACGCTCTAGTTTCTTTACAGTCAGCAAAGAAAAATCGCCAGTGCCACAATTTGATTGCAATGCAGGCCTTGGCAATCTTACGGACTCTGGCTCTGAGGACAACAACGAGAGCAGCATTGAGGAGAATGCCGGCAATGCCGATGCATTCGACTTTCGTACGCTACTCGAGAATGCCAACAGTCTAGAGCGCACTAGAGATGCACTGCTGGCCAAGTGCAATGCCACCAGCACTACACCTGCCACCAGCACCGGTAACGCTGCCAATATGGATGTCAATGCATTGCTTGCATTGGGCGAAAATCAAAACTACGCAGATGAGCAAGAGAATGAAAGGCAGAAGGTTAAAGCACCTGAGCCGCCAGCGTTCGATGGTCCGTCGCGTCTAAGCAAAACCAAATCCACACGCATCAAGCGTCACACAAAGACACGTCCAACGTCCACCGTTGTGGCTGCTGGCGATACCGATGATTCGGACTTTGAGGAAGTTGCAG ACGCGCAGCTGAGCAGCGACGAGGAGCTTGCCACACCAAATGTTTCAGGCGACCTGGAAATACACGTGGATCTGCCCGGACGTCATTTAACCAAGGAGCAGAAGACACAGCATGAGCTGGAAATGGCGCTCAAGCGCCGCATGAATCGCGACATTAAAGAGCGACAACTGCTGATGCATAAAGCGAGCCTAATGTGCATCTTGGCTCGCAGCATGAAGTACAATCGCCTGCTGGCCGACACGCAACTCATGCAGGCGacgcttaagctgctgcccaGCAAGAATGCTTACCCAACGGAGCGCGGTGTGGAGCTCAAGTATTTGCAGTCATTTGTCACTTGGTTCAAGACTGCCATCAAGCTGctaagcagcaatttgtatCCACCACAAACCAAAGCGAACTCCAAGCGCGCGTTGCTGGCGGAGCTTCTTGCTCAGGTGCAACGCAAGGAGGCACGCAGCAAGCAGGATATGATATTCATATTCATTGCACTAGCGCGTGCCATGGGCATGAATTGCCGTCTAATTGTTAATATGCAGCCCATGGCTTTGCGTCCTCAGGCCTGCAATCTTATACCAATTAAACTCAAACCAGATGAGCGAAATaagagccaaagcagcaaaagtgtaGGCGAGGAGGATGAGAGTGAGTCGGAgagcaaagctaaaaagcCGCGCTCCAAAGCTGTCAGCAGCAAGAGCGATACAAGTGGCAGCTCCAGAAGtaaagcaacagccacaagcaAGAGCGATACGAGTGGCAGCTCCAGAAGTAAAGCAACTGTTAGCAGCAAGAGTGATACGAGTGGCAGCTCTAAGAGTAAAGCAACTGCCACAAGCAAGAGCGATACGAGTGGCAGCTCCAGAAGTAAAGCAACTGCCACAAGCAAGAGCGATACGAGTAGCAGTTCCAATAGTAAAGCAGCATCCAGCAGCAAAAGCGATACGAGTGGCAGctccaaaagcaaaacaactgCCGTCAAGAAAGAGAATGCAAAAGTCTCACCCAAAACTGAGCCGAAATGCTCGCCTACGTCCAAGATATCAGCTACACCGATAGCCAAACGCACGCGCTTAGCATCTGCAGATGCTGAGACAAATGTCAAGCAGAGCAGCTCCAAAGCTGAAGTCAAAACCGAAGCCAAGCCGCAGCTGGCGCGACTGAAGCGCGCTGTGGCAACCGCACCAAAGCCTGAGAGCAGCACGCCTGTGGCTAAGCGAACGCGCAAGGCATCGTCAGATGTTGTTAAAAAGGAAGAATATGCTGAGAAAATAGGTTCACCCGTTATACCCAAGCTAGTGGTTACCAATGCGCAGACACAGAACATTAAATCGAGTAATGAGCAGCGTCGTTCACGCAGCAAATCACCAAAAGTGCACATCTCACCAGTATTTTTAAGAGGCGACAGTATATCGCCAGTAGCTACCGATAAGCGCCAAGCCACAGCACGCAGAAGTTTGGAGCAAAAGGCGCGCATTTCACCCACATTTCTAaaggaagcagcagcgacaacacaACGACAGCTGCGAACGCGTGCGGCAACTAAGTTAAGCATACCACAGCTAGACGGCGGCGATGATAGTCTGAAGCGTCCCAAGCTAGAGAAGCTGCAAAAGTCGCAGAGCAAAGGCAGCGATGACACCGATGAGAGCACGcccagcaaacaaattaaaaaggcGCCCGTGCTgcccaagctgcagcagctgcgccacgACAGACGCGTGCTGTCCACAGACGATGAGTGTGTCAAGGATAAGAAAAAGACAACTGCATCGGATATGTGGGTGGAGTTGTGGTCCGAGGTGGAAGAGCAATGGATATGCATAGATCTGTTCAAGGGCAAACTGCACTGCGTGGATACGATTCGG CGCAATGCGTCCTCCAATCTTGCCtatgtatttgcttttcaaGATGATCAAAGCATTAAGGATGTTACCGCTCGCTACTGTACCACTTGGACGAGCACAGTGCGTAAGGCGCGCGTGGAGAAAGCTTGGCTGGATGAGACCATTGCGCCCTATTTGGGCAGACGCACCAAGCGTGATATCAACGAGGATGATCAGCTGCGTCGCATACACTCGGACAAACCCTTGCCCAAGTCTATAGCCGAGTTTAAGGATCATCCGCTGTACGTGCTCGAACGACATTTGCTCAAATTCCAGGGCATTTATCCGCCCGATGCACCCACGCTAGGTTTCATACGAAGTGAAGCCATCTATGCACGCGACTGTGTGCATCTGTTGCATTCCAGAGATATTTGGCTTAAGAGCGCGCGCGTCGTCAAGCTGGGCGAGCAGCCCTACAAAATAGTCAAGGCGCGTCCGAAGTGGGATAAG cttaCACGCACAGTTATTAAGGATCAGCCGCTAGAAATCTTTGGCTATTGGCAAACACAGGACTATGAACCGCCCACAGCTGAGAATGGTTTGGTGCCACGCAATGCCTATGGCAATGTGGAGCTGTTTAAGGCTCGCATGTTGCCCAAGAAGACTGTGCACTTGCGCT tgccTGGTTTAATGCGTGTCtgcaaaaagttaaacattGACTGCGCCAATGCCGTCGTGGGTTTTGACTTTCATCAAGGCGCCTGTCATCCTATGTACGATGGTTTCATAGTCTGTGAGGAGTTTCAAGAGATTGTAACCGCCGCCTGGGAGGAGGATCAACAGGAGCAAGCACGCAAAGAGCAGGAAAAGTACGAAACGCGCGTCTATGGCAATTGGAAAAAGTTAATTAAGGGTTTGCTCATACGCGAGCGTCTTAAgcgcaaatacaatttttga
- the LOC108595721 gene encoding G patch domain and ankyrin repeat-containing protein 1 homolog — MDSTGLELHPNWIALTTLHVPLKRFVRAGETVEASTDKAEKHKIEGVSSEEVQQFYKEVLETPPIASQPVRKSTRRPKEKPAPQLPYESNNFFRLATGNNVEGLSRLAITEEQQLNACDKYGWSGLMMAACEGAADAVEWLLRAGANTELADKSGNTALTLARKKGHTAIVEMLEMIQASQLPLPIEEATTTNTATKPFYCEVCQRDYKESTWHAHQTSTVHQFNMKSLPAHKLQKFNISLKNRGLQLMVKQGWDREHGLGPTHSGRLYPIKTVLRKQRTGLGIEQSPARVTHFEAFDTNATKHRYRNTLPQQPNRNRNDMRREKLREWKRERRLRNELS; from the coding sequence ATGGATTCTACTGGTCTGGAGTTGCATCCAAATTGGATAGCACTCACCACATTGCATGTGCCGCTAAAGCGCTTTGTGCGTGCTGGGGAAACTGTGGAAGCTTCAACAGACAAGGcggaaaaacataaaattgaaGGCGTCAGCAGCGAAGaagtgcaacaattttataaggAGGTGCTGGAGACACCACCCATAGCTAGTCAGCCAGTGCGCAAAAGTACAAGACGACCAAAGGAGAAACCAGCGCCTCAATTACCATATGAAAGCAACAACTTCTTCAGACTGGCCACTGGCAATAATGTCGAGGGCTTAAGTCGCTTGGCAATAACAGAGGAGCAGCAACTCAACGCTTGTGATAAATACGGCTGGTCAGGATTGATGATGGCAGCCTGCGAAGGTGCAGCGGATGCGGTGGAATGGCTGCTGAGAGCTGGAGCCAATACAGAGCTGGCAGATAAGAGTGGCAACACAGCCTTGACGTTGGCCCGAAAGAAAGGGCACACAGCTATTGTGGAGATGCTGGAAATGATACAAGCGAGTCAACTTCCATTGCCAATagaagaagcaacaacaacaaatacagctACCAAACCATTCTACTGTGAAGTGTGCCAAAGAGATTACAAGGAATCAACATGGCATGCGCATCAAACATCCACTGTGCATCAGTTCAACATGAAGTCTCTGCCCGCGCATAAGCTACAAAAGTTTAACATTTCTCTGAAAAATCGCGGTCTGCAGCTAATGGTTAAGCAGGGCTGGGATCGAGAACATGGATTGGGACCCACGCATAGCGGACGCTTGTATCCCATAAAGACTGTGTTGCGCAAACAGCGCACTGGTTTGGGAATTGAGCAATCCCCGGCACGTGTGACACATTTTGAGGCATTTGATACAAATGCCACCAAGCATAGGTACAGGAACACgttgccacagcagccaaaCAGAAACCGTAATGACATGCGGCGAGAGAAGCTAAGAGAATGGAAACGTGAGCGTCGTTTGCGTAATGAATTAAGTTGA